A window from Dehalococcoidia bacterium encodes these proteins:
- the panC gene encoding pantoate--beta-alanine ligase, which yields MIVEPSIEGVRRWRQECGGAVGLVPTMGFLHAGHLSLVARARAENGLVAVSIFVNPAQFGPREDLSTYPRDVERDLSLLRDAGVDLVFTPEAATIYPPGFDTWVEPGAIATRLEGAARPGHFRGVCTVVLKLFTIVQPQRAYFGRKDAQQLRVIQRMVTDLNLPVEIAPMPIVREPDGLAMSSRNSYLSPREREAALVLSRGLRAAAEHWHAGKRDATAIRQVVLDIINAEPLARVEYVSLADGETLEELELAQPGALLSLAVRVGKTRLIDNIELG from the coding sequence GTGATCGTCGAGCCATCGATCGAGGGTGTGCGGCGCTGGCGGCAAGAGTGCGGCGGCGCGGTCGGCCTGGTGCCGACGATGGGCTTTCTGCACGCCGGGCACTTGAGCCTGGTCGCCCGTGCCCGCGCGGAAAATGGGCTGGTAGCCGTCAGCATCTTCGTCAACCCGGCGCAGTTCGGGCCGCGCGAGGATCTCTCGACCTATCCGCGTGACGTGGAGCGCGACCTCAGCCTGTTGCGCGACGCGGGCGTGGACCTGGTCTTCACGCCCGAAGCGGCCACGATCTATCCGCCCGGCTTCGACACCTGGGTCGAGCCGGGTGCGATCGCCACGCGGCTCGAGGGCGCGGCGCGGCCGGGGCACTTCCGCGGCGTCTGCACCGTGGTGCTGAAACTGTTCACGATCGTGCAGCCGCAGCGTGCTTACTTCGGCCGCAAGGACGCGCAGCAACTGCGCGTGATTCAGCGCATGGTGACGGACTTGAACCTGCCGGTCGAGATCGCGCCCATGCCGATCGTGCGCGAGCCGGACGGCCTGGCGATGAGCAGCCGCAACAGCTACCTCTCGCCGCGCGAGCGCGAGGCCGCACTCGTGCTCTCGCGCGGCCTGCGCGCCGCCGCGGAGCACTGGCACGCGGGCAAACGCGATGCGACGGCCATCCGGCAGGTCGTGCTTGACATAATCAACGCCGAGCCGCTGGCCCGGGTCGAATACGTCAGCCTGGCGGACGGCGAGACGCTCGAGGAACTGGAGCTGGCACAGCCGGGCGCGCTGCTCAGCCTGGCCGTGCGTGTGGGCAAGACGCGGCTGATCGACAACATCGAGTTGGGGTAG
- a CDS encoding adenylate/guanylate cyclase domain-containing protein has translation MYTIKIRLEDGQTSLEHDLKDGGSLVVGRTRQSDLVVETDHAISSRHLRVGADGASLYIEDLGSTNGTWMEAEKLEPGRRYPLELNRPVLIGTSELRVSPELSWERTRVGGPIYKPKFVGVLYTDIVQSTVMTRRLGDERALSLLEWHNGMFRERFKRYNAIGKKESKFTGDGFEAVFNSVNDALACAASCQRALRDRNRDDSSGFVLDVRMGINGGEAPSSGQRVYGMPLILAARVMAEAGAAQILVPEHVKGIVAGSLWRFIPAGERQLKGLDEPMTLYEVNWHKDPNASTDPELLARANGGERAPLKGGKARATEAID, from the coding sequence GTGTATACGATCAAGATCCGGTTGGAGGACGGCCAAACATCGCTGGAACACGATCTGAAAGACGGCGGCTCACTCGTGGTCGGCCGCACGCGCCAGAGCGATCTGGTCGTGGAAACGGACCACGCGATCTCCAGCCGGCACCTGCGCGTCGGCGCCGACGGCGCTTCGCTGTATATCGAGGACCTGGGGAGCACCAACGGCACCTGGATGGAGGCGGAGAAGCTGGAGCCGGGGCGGCGGTACCCGCTCGAACTGAACCGGCCGGTGCTGATCGGCACCTCCGAGTTGCGCGTCTCGCCGGAACTCTCCTGGGAACGCACCCGCGTTGGTGGTCCGATCTATAAGCCCAAGTTCGTCGGCGTACTGTACACCGACATCGTACAATCGACCGTGATGACCAGGCGATTGGGCGACGAGCGGGCGCTGAGCCTGCTCGAGTGGCACAACGGCATGTTTCGCGAGCGATTCAAGCGATATAACGCTATCGGCAAGAAGGAGTCGAAATTCACCGGCGACGGCTTTGAAGCCGTGTTCAACTCGGTGAACGACGCGCTCGCCTGTGCCGCTTCCTGCCAGCGAGCGCTGCGAGATCGAAATCGCGACGATTCCAGCGGTTTCGTGCTGGACGTACGCATGGGCATCAACGGCGGCGAGGCGCCCTCTTCCGGCCAACGGGTCTACGGCATGCCGCTGATCCTTGCCGCGCGCGTGATGGCCGAGGCCGGCGCCGCCCAGATCCTCGTGCCCGAGCACGTGAAGGGAATCGTCGCCGGCTCGCTGTGGCGATTCATCCCGGCCGGCGAACGGCAGCTCAAGGGGCTGGATGAGCCGATGACGCTGTACGAGGTCAACTGGCACAAGGATCCGAATGCTTCCACCGACCCGGAGCTGCTCGCCCGCGCGAACGGCGGCGAACGGGCGCCGCTGAAGGGCGGCAAGGCGCGGGCAACCGAAGCGATCGATTAG
- the panB gene encoding 3-methyl-2-oxobutanoate hydroxymethyltransferase: MVRLAIGELKAMKERGEKIPMLTAYDYPTAKLVEAAGVPIILVGDSLGMVVLGYDSTLPVTIEDMIRHGQAVVRGAERAIVVVDMPFLSYQVSIEEALRNAGRILKETGATAVKLEGGQSVAPTVQRLVEAGMPVMGHLGLTPQSVNQLGGYRVQAKTPAAVVKLINAAAALERAGAFAIVLETVPANVARLVTEKVGVPTIGIGAGPYCDGQVQVLHDFLGLFPDFLPRHARRFAELAGPVTDAVQRYIAEVQAGEFPSAQESFGLEKARRMAAGSAGAPVSDGTTEEARPFGGAGTLESPRPAP, encoded by the coding sequence ATGGTCAGGCTAGCGATCGGCGAACTGAAGGCGATGAAGGAGCGCGGGGAGAAGATCCCCATGCTCACCGCCTACGACTATCCCACGGCGAAGCTGGTGGAAGCGGCCGGCGTGCCGATCATCCTCGTCGGCGACTCGCTCGGCATGGTGGTGCTCGGCTACGACTCCACCCTGCCGGTGACGATCGAGGACATGATCCGCCACGGCCAGGCCGTCGTGCGCGGCGCGGAGCGGGCGATCGTCGTCGTGGACATGCCCTTCCTCAGCTACCAGGTGAGCATTGAAGAGGCGTTGCGCAACGCCGGGCGCATCTTGAAGGAGACGGGCGCGACGGCGGTGAAGCTGGAGGGCGGCCAGAGCGTGGCGCCCACGGTGCAGCGGCTGGTAGAGGCCGGCATGCCCGTGATGGGCCACCTCGGCCTCACGCCCCAGTCGGTGAACCAGCTCGGCGGCTACCGCGTGCAGGCGAAGACTCCGGCGGCGGTCGTGAAGCTGATCAACGCCGCCGCCGCCTTAGAGCGGGCGGGCGCCTTCGCGATCGTACTGGAGACGGTGCCGGCCAACGTCGCGCGCCTGGTGACGGAGAAGGTCGGCGTGCCCACGATCGGCATCGGCGCCGGACCCTACTGCGACGGCCAGGTGCAGGTGCTGCACGACTTTCTCGGCCTGTTTCCGGATTTCCTGCCGCGCCACGCCCGGCGCTTCGCCGAGCTGGCCGGGCCGGTCACCGACGCGGTGCAGCGCTATATCGCTGAGGTGCAGGCTGGCGAATTCCCCTCGGCGCAGGAGAGCTTCGGCCTGGAGAAGGCGCGCCGCATGGCGGCGGGCAGCGCCGGCGCGCCGGTCAGTGACGGCACGACCGAGGAGGCGCGGCCTTTCGGCGGCGCGGGGACTCTGGAATCACCGCGGCCGGCGCCGTGA